One segment of Methanomassiliicoccales archaeon DNA contains the following:
- a CDS encoding endonuclease V → MMDKEFHLQDHDLYRYVYDLTVQIPEGRVSTYGALARALGDLAASRAVGRVLSVDRPRPFKVPCHRVVYSNGRTGWYNGAGKGAERKQELLRSEGVPINDGKVLNFKMTCFDDFLKDPILEKMAAVQRELAANVLQEGDALAFDRIAGLDVSYDGDKAFAAMVVLDRKGVILEERASECQVNFPYVPGYLGFREMRPYSLLLEQGRQDTLYLIDGHGRAHPRRAGIASQFGVVHDVAAGGVGKSALSGNVRSGTLYLDDEEVGRVVKGPRGKARYVSVGHKVGLDSICQLVRSLPKDPLTMAHDLCGRVRRGEEHR, encoded by the coding sequence GTACGTGTACGACCTGACGGTGCAGATACCGGAGGGGCGGGTCAGCACATACGGTGCTTTAGCTAGGGCATTAGGTGACCTGGCCGCCTCCCGCGCGGTGGGTCGGGTCCTCTCCGTGGACCGCCCCCGTCCCTTCAAGGTGCCCTGCCACCGTGTGGTCTACTCCAATGGACGCACTGGTTGGTATAATGGGGCGGGGAAAGGGGCGGAAAGGAAGCAGGAACTTTTACGATCGGAAGGTGTGCCCATCAACGACGGCAAAGTGCTGAACTTCAAGATGACGTGCTTTGACGATTTCCTCAAGGATCCCATACTGGAGAAGATGGCCGCGGTCCAGAGGGAGCTGGCCGCCAACGTGCTCCAGGAAGGGGACGCCCTGGCCTTCGACCGCATAGCCGGTCTGGATGTCTCTTACGATGGGGACAAAGCATTCGCCGCCATGGTAGTACTGGACCGAAAAGGGGTCATTTTGGAGGAGCGTGCGTCCGAATGCCAGGTGAACTTCCCTTACGTACCGGGTTATCTAGGGTTCCGGGAGATGCGGCCCTATTCGTTACTTTTAGAGCAAGGGCGTCAAGACACACTGTATCTCATCGATGGGCACGGACGGGCCCACCCCCGCCGGGCCGGGATCGCCTCCCAGTTCGGAGTGGTCCACGACGTTGCCGCCGGCGGGGTGGGCAAGAGCGCCCTCTCCGGAAATGTAAGATCTGGAACCCTATACTTGGACGACGAAGAGGTAGGGCGGGTGGTAAAAGGTCCTAGGGGAAAGGCCCGCTACGTATCTGTCGGTCACAAGGTCGGGTTGGACTCTATCTGCCAGCTAGTCAGGTCCCTGCCCAAGGACCCCTTGACCATGGCACACGACCTGTGCGGTCGCGTTCGGCGGGGGGAGGAGCATCGGTGA